Genomic window (Nitrospirales bacterium LBB_01):
CCCAGAAATCTGATAGGCGGTCATATACTTTCAGCCATAATCGGCGTTACTTGTTATAAATTGTTTCACAATCACATGTGGTTTGCTGCCCCGCTTGCAGTTGCAACCGCTATAGCCGTCATGCACCTGACTCGCACGCTGCATCCGCCGGGTGGCGCAACTTCTCTGATAGCGGTAATCGGCGGTAAAACCATCCACGACCTCGGTTATGTGTATGCCATCGTGCCTGCTGGAGCTGGGGCTGTCATTATGCTTATCGTTGCACTCATAGTTAATAATATTCCCAAAAATAGAAGCTACCCAGAATACTGGTTTTAGCATAGTTGTTTTCTTACCGGTGGTAAAAGTGTTAAAATACTGTGTAAATTGAGTGAGCTTAGGCATGTACAGGATTTGGGGGACTTAAGGATGCAGTCATTTGATAAGCAGCCATCAGAGGAGGATGTAGTGCGTCTTGTTAAAAAGCTTCAGGAGCAGTTTGAAAAAAGTACGAGCCTTGATGCTGTTATCAAGAAAAACCTGGAGGAGCTTATAAAAAACTACACTGAGGCTGGTCAATAAAATTGACTAACCAAAGTATAGCTATATAACTATATTATTTTTTTCTCTATAATAAACAAGCGGGAATACCCGCACTGAGGAACACCTGGAGGAACTTTGATGGAAAGAATACCGATGACGCCAGACGGCTACAAGAAGATGAAAGATGAGCTAGACAGGCTGCTCAAGGTGGACAGGCCGCAAAACATAAAAGACATCGCAACGGCAAGAGCACACGGCGATTTGTCTGAAAATGCAGAGTACCATGCAGCTCGTGAAAAGCAGTCTTTTATAGAGGGCAGAATTCAGGAGCTCCAGTCAAAAACCGCTAAAGCACAGGTAATTGATCCGTCAAAACTCAAACACAGCAAGGTTGCCTTTGGCGCAAAGGTTAAACTTTTTGATCTTGAAACAGATGAGGAAAAGGAATACTTTCTTGTAGGACCTGATGAGGCAGATGTTAAAGACGGTAAGATATCCATCACGTCTCCGGTTGCTAAAGCTCTGCTTGGTAAAGAGGTCGGCGATGAGGTCACAATACAGGCCCCGTCAAAGATTTTCAAGTATGAGGTGATTGAAATCGTCTTTGAGTAGGTATCATGAGATTATAGAGAAATCGTGTTTAAGATGGGGGTTATGGTAAGGGTCACTGAAAGACCTTACATTCCATCTGCTTTGAAGTAAATCCACCTCATAGACAAATAAGGACTTACTTCTGTGTGTCTCATCCAGAGTTCCAACCGATATGGACTCATGATGGTATAGCTTAGCGTGCGGTGTGTAAATGTTAGCGTATCCGGCTTTCCATATCTTTAAACAAAAATCAATGTCATTA
Coding sequences:
- the greA gene encoding transcription elongation factor GreA, whose amino-acid sequence is MMERIPMTPDGYKKMKDELDRLLKVDRPQNIKDIATARAHGDLSENAEYHAAREKQSFIEGRIQELQSKTAKAQVIDPSKLKHSKVAFGAKVKLFDLETDEEKEYFLVGPDEADVKDGKISITSPVAKALLGKEVGDEVTIQAPSKIFKYEVIEIVFE
- a CDS encoding HPP family protein yields the protein MKSKTAAPARVSVSEVVWSWIGALLGIMAVAYISYNILDGTGFTIIIGSFGASAVLIYGAIKSPLAQPRNLIGGHILSAIIGVTCYKLFHNHMWFAAPLAVATAIAVMHLTRTLHPPGGATSLIAVIGGKTIHDLGYVYAIVPAGAGAVIMLIVALIVNNIPKNRSYPEYWF